The following coding sequences are from one Nitrospirota bacterium window:
- a CDS encoding phage holin family protein gives MIGFILRWSMNLLALMIAASLIQGIRIQSVEMGILAAGILSIVNAVIRPAVLVLTLPINLLTLGLFTLVINAAMLQLVSMLVPGLVIDGFRAAFFGALLISLISWILNIFIAGDGKFVFIKKAGKDGERK, from the coding sequence ATGATCGGATTTATTCTGCGCTGGTCCATGAACCTGCTCGCGCTCATGATCGCCGCGTCGCTGATCCAGGGCATCAGGATCCAGAGCGTCGAAATGGGCATCCTCGCGGCGGGAATCCTGAGCATCGTCAACGCGGTGATCCGACCGGCGGTGCTGGTCCTCACGCTTCCGATCAACCTTCTGACGCTCGGCCTCTTTACGCTCGTGATCAACGCAGCCATGCTCCAGCTCGTCTCCATGCTCGTGCCCGGTCTCGTGATCGACGGTTTTCGCGCAGCCTTCTTCGGCGCACTCCTGATCAGCCTCATCAGCTGGATTCTGAACATCTTCATTGCCGGTGATGGCAAGTTCGTATTCATCAAGAAGGCGGGCAAGGACGGCGAACGCAAGTAA
- a CDS encoding copper chaperone PCu(A)C produces the protein MEHRQGTIRDFVAGTAIVAAVVWGCTSEPPRLNIHNAHVEFSEVMRDEASVYLTIVNSGGPDRLLRARVDIPGAEADIHEMRGDVMVIAKSLVIPAKNSLVLARAGPHIMVANLPQDLKVGSQFTLTLQFQRSGELQVLLEFTKPRSEPVKPPATHEYHKH, from the coding sequence ATGGAGCACAGGCAGGGAACCATCAGGGACTTCGTCGCAGGCACTGCGATCGTGGCTGCTGTAGTCTGGGGCTGCACCAGCGAACCACCCCGATTGAACATCCATAATGCGCACGTCGAATTTTCGGAGGTGATGCGCGATGAAGCGTCTGTGTATCTCACGATCGTAAACAGCGGCGGACCGGACAGACTGCTCCGTGCCCGCGTCGACATCCCCGGCGCAGAGGCCGATATTCACGAGATGCGAGGCGACGTGATGGTGATCGCGAAGTCGCTGGTCATACCCGCAAAGAACAGCCTCGTGCTCGCGCGTGCGGGTCCGCATATCATGGTCGCGAATCTGCCCCAAGACCTGAAGGTCGGCTCACAGTTTACTCTGACACTCCAGTTCCAGCGGTCGGGTGAACTCCAGGTGCTCCTGGAGTTCACGAAGCCTAGGAGCGAGCCGGTAAAGCCTCCCGCGACTCACGAGTATCATAAGCACTGA
- a CDS encoding ABC transporter ATP-binding protein: MEPIITVSCLKHIYPDTTEIHICGLDFVVNRGERVAILGGNGSGKTTLLYHVLGLLKPDEGKVTVFGMNPATHYPAVRERIGVLLQSVDEQILSPTVWDDVSFSPRNYGYERTLREQMVAQVLAELGIEHLRDRICHYLSGGEKRKVALAGALVMRPELLILDEPFEGLDSRSRGELVSLLNARNREGMTIVMSTHDLNLVAAFADRVYVLAKGKGVVTAGTPADILVNSGALKASSIDPPLLTELFLKLRERGVEVNVPIHLEQAVASLVPLLKELPRG, translated from the coding sequence ATGGAACCGATCATAACCGTCAGCTGTCTGAAGCATATTTATCCCGACACGACCGAGATCCATATCTGCGGCCTGGACTTCGTCGTGAACCGGGGCGAACGCGTCGCGATCCTCGGCGGGAACGGGTCGGGTAAGACCACGCTTTTGTACCATGTTCTCGGCCTGCTCAAGCCGGACGAGGGGAAGGTGACCGTGTTTGGCATGAACCCTGCCACGCATTATCCTGCCGTCCGGGAGCGCATTGGCGTGCTGCTGCAGAGCGTCGACGAGCAGATCCTTTCACCCACGGTCTGGGACGACGTATCGTTCTCGCCACGGAACTACGGCTACGAACGGACGCTGAGGGAACAGATGGTCGCGCAGGTCCTTGCGGAGCTCGGCATTGAACACCTGCGCGACAGGATCTGTCACTACCTGTCGGGAGGCGAGAAGCGGAAGGTGGCCCTCGCCGGCGCGCTCGTGATGCGGCCCGAGCTCCTCATCCTTGACGAACCCTTTGAGGGGCTCGACTCACGGTCCCGCGGGGAACTGGTGTCGCTTCTGAACGCACGGAATAGAGAGGGCATGACCATCGTCATGTCTACTCATGATCTGAACCTGGTCGCGGCCTTCGCCGACCGCGTCTATGTGCTCGCCAAGGGCAAGGGTGTGGTGACTGCGGGCACTCCCGCAGACATCCTGGTGAACAGCGGGGCCCTCAAGGCATCCAGCATAGATCCGCCGCTCCTGACGGAGCTCTTTCTGAAGCTGCGGGAGCGCGGGGTGGAGGTGAACGTTCCGATCCATCTCGAGCAGGCCGTTGCCAGCCTCGTCCCGCTGCTCAAAGAGTTGCCGCGCGGTTGA
- a CDS encoding DUF922 domain-containing protein encodes MERKIKAFLLIIMTVTTTAFAGENGAVMASLEKDRSSLKRKTVSAPLHTETYEYYEICGSCERDLLDQMTRKAVMWHDGVKYDSVTSWKVKWDYDYDRSSHACSADSFRMTVNVIYRLPKWVRTGDVPQSLVDKWDAYMKHLMTHENGHGKIVLEAADEMTRAVAELSPAPTCEDLDRQVKTLCRLRLKKLDDEQKRYDESTSHGILQGALFP; translated from the coding sequence ATGGAAAGAAAAATAAAAGCATTCCTCCTTATCATAATGACCGTTACCACTACTGCATTTGCAGGTGAAAACGGGGCTGTAATGGCAAGCCTTGAAAAGGATCGCAGTTCCTTGAAAAGAAAAACCGTTTCAGCACCGCTGCACACGGAAACATATGAGTATTACGAGATTTGCGGGTCCTGTGAAAGAGACCTTCTTGACCAGATGACCCGGAAAGCGGTAATGTGGCACGATGGTGTCAAGTATGATTCCGTCACAAGCTGGAAGGTGAAGTGGGATTACGATTATGACCGCAGCTCCCATGCCTGTTCCGCCGATTCATTTAGAATGACTGTCAACGTCATCTATCGACTGCCTAAATGGGTTAGGACCGGCGATGTTCCCCAGTCACTCGTCGACAAGTGGGATGCCTATATGAAGCACCTTATGACTCATGAGAACGGACATGGGAAGATCGTGTTGGAGGCGGCAGATGAAATGACCCGCGCCGTTGCCGAGCTTTCGCCGGCGCCCACGTGCGAAGACCTGGACCGCCAGGTAAAGACCCTTTGCCGGCTGCGGCTCAAGAAACTGGATGATGAGCAGAAGAGATATGATGAATCGACCAGCCACGGCATCCTCCAGGGAGCCCTATTCCCTTAA
- a CDS encoding peptide-methionine (R)-S-oxide reductase, producing MFRASRCSDRWAVRTGWPSFTRPLEAGDIAEKEDRSWFLVQTEVRSRQGDSQVGKVFRRPQSAGLR from the coding sequence TTGTTTCGGGCGAGCCGCTGCTCAGATCGGTGGGCAGTACGGACGGGATGGCCCAGTTTCACGAGGCCGCTCGAGGCGGGCGACATTGCCGAGAAGGAAGACCGGAGCTGGTTCCTAGTCCAGACCGAGGTGAGAAGCAGGCAAGGCGACTCACAGGTGGGCAAGGTGTTCCGACGGCCGCAGTCTGCCGGCCTTCGCTAG
- a CDS encoding serine hydrolase, protein MEKTAAHKMTMSRSHLMTLLLGALALGFFIGSGMVGLLSPLQTERSDEIALTREGAFRFIRTSTETNNAAGQPAKELKPFRYKINDLLDERLHTGVVASAAVYFRDLNNGNWIGINEREIFSSKILLKLPLMIAYFKWAESNPLVLRRTLTLAAGAPGERVPEGSPSPIEPGKPSSVNDLIFRMIAYDDDSAYTLLRANIPNQRLDRVFKDLNVEYNPRDEADSLSVRGYASFYRVLFNSSYLSEEMSEKALRYLSKSSFRAGMASGIPANIDIASKFGKRLVTVAEHGEERELYQLHEYGIIYHPHRPFLLGIMVRGDDESALVKTIRDITRLVYDELDQQS, encoded by the coding sequence ATGGAGAAAACAGCAGCCCATAAGATGACGATGAGCCGGTCGCACCTGATGACCCTGCTGCTGGGCGCTCTTGCGCTCGGCTTTTTTATCGGAAGCGGCATGGTCGGATTGCTCTCTCCCTTGCAGACCGAGAGGAGCGATGAAATTGCGCTGACCCGGGAAGGTGCATTCCGCTTCATCCGGACGTCAACGGAAACAAACAATGCTGCGGGACAGCCGGCAAAGGAACTCAAGCCATTCCGGTACAAAATAAACGATCTTCTCGATGAGAGGTTGCACACCGGAGTCGTTGCCTCAGCGGCCGTTTATTTTCGGGACCTCAACAATGGGAACTGGATTGGGATCAACGAACGGGAGATATTCTCGTCCAAGATCCTCCTGAAACTGCCCCTGATGATCGCCTACTTCAAATGGGCCGAGTCGAACCCGCTCGTGCTGCGCAGGACGCTGACCCTCGCCGCCGGAGCACCCGGTGAACGGGTGCCGGAGGGGAGCCCATCCCCGATCGAACCGGGAAAACCCTCCTCCGTGAACGACCTCATCTTCCGGATGATCGCCTATGATGATGATTCGGCGTACACACTACTGCGCGCGAACATCCCGAACCAGCGGCTGGACCGGGTATTCAAGGACCTCAACGTGGAATACAACCCGCGAGATGAAGCCGATTCCCTTTCGGTCCGGGGTTACGCGTCTTTCTACCGCGTGCTGTTCAATTCATCGTACCTGTCCGAAGAGATGTCCGAAAAAGCCCTGCGGTACCTGTCCAAATCCTCTTTCCGTGCGGGGATGGCTTCCGGTATTCCCGCGAACATCGATATCGCGAGCAAGTTCGGAAAGCGCCTGGTCACAGTAGCGGAACACGGCGAGGAGAGAGAGCTGTACCAACTGCATGAGTACGGCATCATTTATCATCCGCACAGGCCGTTCCTTCTCGGGATCATGGTCCGCGGAGACGACGAGAGCGCCCTCGTAAAGACGATCCGCGATATTACCCGACTTGTGTACGATGAGCTCGATCAACAGTCGTGA
- a CDS encoding pyridoxal phosphate-dependent aminotransferase produces MGIAKRAMAIKPSPTLATAAKAKAMKAQGIDVVDFGVGEPDFDTPENVKQAGIKAIQSGFTKYTPAGGTDELKEAVVEKFKKDNGLTYERSQIIISCGAKHSLYNIAEALFDPNDEVIIPSPYWVSYPDQVLLNDATPVIVETTEQEGFKLSAARLEKAITKKTKALILNSPSNPTGLAYDRKTLEEIAAIAVKHRIYVISDEIYEKLLYDGFKHYSIASLGPEIKDLTIVVNGVSKSHSMTGWRIGYTAGPRDVIAAMANIQSQSTSNPASISQKAALEALRGPQDFIQTMNAEFDKRRKYMVERLNKIKSISCVMPVGAFYAFPRVSPLYGKSVNGKRIRNSSDLATYLLEDAKVALVSGDAFGADAYIRLSYATSMENIVKGLDRIEQAVNRLA; encoded by the coding sequence ATGGGAATTGCGAAAAGAGCTATGGCAATCAAGCCTTCCCCCACGCTGGCAACGGCGGCGAAGGCCAAGGCGATGAAGGCGCAGGGCATCGATGTTGTGGATTTCGGCGTGGGAGAGCCTGATTTCGACACGCCGGAGAACGTGAAACAGGCCGGGATCAAGGCAATCCAGTCCGGATTCACGAAATACACGCCCGCGGGCGGGACCGACGAGCTGAAAGAGGCGGTCGTCGAGAAGTTCAAGAAAGACAACGGACTCACGTACGAAAGATCCCAGATCATCATTTCCTGCGGCGCGAAACACTCTCTCTACAACATCGCGGAAGCGCTCTTCGATCCCAACGACGAGGTGATCATCCCCTCGCCTTACTGGGTCTCCTACCCGGACCAGGTGCTCTTGAACGATGCGACGCCGGTCATTGTAGAGACCACGGAGCAGGAAGGGTTCAAGCTTTCCGCTGCCCGGCTTGAAAAGGCCATCACGAAAAAGACCAAAGCGCTGATCCTGAACAGCCCTTCAAACCCCACGGGTCTGGCCTATGACAGGAAGACGCTCGAGGAGATAGCGGCAATCGCCGTGAAGCACCGGATCTATGTGATCTCCGACGAGATCTACGAAAAGCTCCTGTACGACGGGTTCAAGCATTACAGCATCGCCTCGCTGGGTCCGGAGATCAAGGACCTGACCATCGTGGTGAACGGCGTATCAAAATCGCATTCCATGACGGGCTGGCGCATCGGTTACACAGCCGGTCCCAGGGACGTCATCGCCGCCATGGCCAACATCCAGAGCCAGAGCACGTCGAACCCCGCGTCCATTTCCCAGAAGGCGGCCCTTGAAGCGCTCCGCGGCCCGCAGGACTTCATCCAGACCATGAACGCCGAGTTCGACAAGCGGCGTAAGTACATGGTTGAAAGGCTGAACAAGATAAAAAGCATATCCTGCGTCATGCCGGTCGGCGCCTTCTACGCTTTCCCGCGGGTCTCTCCGCTCTACGGCAAGAGCGTGAACGGAAAAAGGATCAGGAACTCTTCGGATCTTGCGACCTATCTGCTCGAGGACGCCAAGGTCGCGCTCGTATCCGGAGACGCCTTCGGCGCAGACGCGTACATCCGCCTCTCCTATGCGACATCGATGGAGAACATAGTCAAAGGACTGGACAGAATCGAACAGGCGGTCAACAGGCTCGCGTGA
- a CDS encoding formylglycine-generating enzyme family protein has protein sequence MTLRKMIVTAILSTLMVLWMLSPGQTKSRETFAAERSYTDPAIGSEFVLVKGGCYEMGDVFGDGEKDQKPVHKVCIADFYLSKHDVTVGDFRKFVKDTGYATDAERSQGCAVWNGSRWQYDGNKNWRNPGFAQDDQHPVVCVSWNDAKAFAEWISRKTKVRYCLPTEAEWEYAARSRGRNYRYSWGNGKPSGNIGDESLKRSVSGLEIWAGYDDGFVYTSPVGSFKPNELGLYDMTGNVWQWTADWYGETYYKESPKDNPTGTSQGPLRVLRGGSWSNKPGAVRVMFRNKRFQADRSAYFGFRLKAKCPRADGDALAKLERGHAVR, from the coding sequence ATGACACTCAGAAAAATGATCGTAACCGCGATCCTTTCGACCCTCATGGTTCTGTGGATGCTCAGTCCAGGGCAAACAAAAAGCAGGGAAACTTTTGCCGCTGAACGTTCGTACACGGACCCGGCCATCGGCTCGGAGTTCGTCCTGGTCAAGGGCGGGTGCTACGAGATGGGCGATGTTTTCGGCGACGGAGAGAAGGATCAAAAACCGGTGCACAAGGTCTGCATTGCTGATTTCTACCTGTCGAAGCACGATGTCACGGTAGGGGACTTCCGGAAGTTCGTGAAGGATACCGGATATGCGACCGATGCCGAGCGAAGCCAGGGCTGCGCTGTATGGAACGGGAGCAGGTGGCAGTACGACGGCAACAAGAATTGGCGTAATCCGGGTTTTGCGCAGGACGACCAGCACCCCGTGGTTTGTGTTTCGTGGAACGACGCCAAGGCGTTTGCCGAATGGATTTCGCGCAAGACGAAGGTGAGGTATTGCCTGCCAACGGAGGCGGAGTGGGAGTATGCGGCGAGAAGCAGGGGGAGGAATTATAGATACAGCTGGGGAAATGGCAAGCCGTCAGGAAATATTGGTGATGAATCGCTAAAGCGCTCGGTTTCCGGTCTGGAAATATGGGCTGGATATGATGACGGCTTCGTGTATACGTCGCCGGTTGGCAGTTTTAAACCAAACGAACTCGGGCTGTATGATATGACGGGAAACGTCTGGCAGTGGACAGCTGACTGGTACGGCGAAACCTATTATAAGGAAAGTCCGAAAGACAATCCGACGGGCACGTCACAGGGACCCCTCCGTGTGCTTCGCGGCGGCTCCTGGAGCAACAAGCCGGGCGCCGTGCGCGTGATGTTCCGCAACAAGAGGTTCCAGGCGGACCGCAGCGCTTACTTTGGGTTCCGCTTGAAAGCAAAGTGTCCGCGGGCCGATGGTGATGCTCTCGCGAAGCTCGAACGGGGCCATGCGGTGCGATGA
- a CDS encoding energy-coupling factor ABC transporter permease has protein sequence MTHMHIPDGILPVWLWLAGFVAMAVALGFSFYRLRGMDTKKMIPLLGALSAAMLVVMSLPILPGYHINLTVVTGILIGPSLGLIAAFITSVILAFMGHGGITVIGLNTLLLGSEAVLGHLLFSLLKRLPVFWRAAAATVVTLFITTMLLIGIVAVAHLDPDVLHHGEEHDHAVHSCGSVSTFAVVVLTIGAVGWIIEAAITGAVVRFISQVKPDLLGHGLHRSSKK, from the coding sequence ATGACACACATGCACATACCGGACGGCATTCTTCCCGTCTGGCTCTGGCTCGCCGGATTCGTGGCCATGGCCGTGGCTCTCGGGTTCAGCTTTTACCGTCTCCGCGGCATGGATACGAAGAAGATGATCCCCCTGCTGGGCGCCCTGTCCGCGGCCATGCTCGTGGTGATGAGCCTGCCTATTCTTCCCGGCTATCACATCAACCTGACCGTCGTGACCGGCATCCTGATCGGGCCCAGTCTCGGGCTGATCGCGGCATTCATCACGAGCGTCATTCTCGCGTTCATGGGACACGGCGGCATTACCGTCATCGGGCTGAACACGCTGCTCCTCGGGTCCGAAGCGGTTCTCGGCCACCTCCTGTTCTCGCTCCTGAAACGCCTGCCCGTGTTCTGGCGGGCGGCCGCGGCCACGGTGGTGACCCTGTTCATTACGACGATGCTGCTGATCGGAATCGTGGCCGTCGCTCATCTCGATCCCGACGTGCTCCATCACGGCGAGGAGCACGACCATGCAGTGCATTCCTGTGGATCGGTATCGACCTTTGCTGTTGTGGTGCTGACGATCGGGGCCGTGGGATGGATCATTGAGGCGGCGATCACCGGGGCGGTTGTCAGGTTCATCTCCCAGGTGAAGCCCGACCTGCTGGGGCACGGGTTGCACCGCAGCTCCAAGAAATAA
- a CDS encoding energy-coupling factor transporter transmembrane component T — MISVARIDHWATSGNGPFHRASALAKFLFLFLVVGSALTARSPYPLMAGYGLILVVAAASGLPWARLVPLSLYAVLFAVLYGISIQGGLLAYALLVFKAITPSLALLALVVSTPYPRIFSLISTVLPEILAAGLFMTYRTLFILLDMMDNFGVAIRLRGGFSPGSLAKNSSNIAKGIGMLLVRAVERAQRLYAVMAVRGYNGSMAQKGAEGMRREDWLPLATGLTVFMLAIMWT, encoded by the coding sequence GTGATCTCTGTCGCGCGGATCGACCATTGGGCAACGAGCGGGAACGGCCCCTTTCACCGGGCTTCGGCCCTTGCGAAGTTCCTTTTCCTGTTTCTCGTGGTAGGCAGCGCCTTGACGGCACGGTCCCCCTATCCGCTGATGGCGGGATACGGCCTGATCCTCGTTGTGGCTGCCGCTTCCGGGCTGCCGTGGGCGAGACTCGTCCCGCTTTCCCTCTACGCGGTCCTGTTCGCCGTTCTGTACGGGATCAGCATACAGGGCGGTCTTTTGGCCTATGCGCTGCTGGTCTTCAAGGCGATCACGCCGTCCCTGGCCCTGCTGGCGCTCGTCGTCAGCACGCCCTATCCGAGGATCTTTTCCCTGATCAGTACGGTCCTGCCCGAGATCCTCGCCGCAGGGCTGTTCATGACCTACCGGACGCTGTTCATTCTCCTGGACATGATGGACAATTTCGGCGTGGCCATCCGGCTGCGTGGAGGGTTCTCGCCGGGCAGTCTGGCGAAGAACAGTTCGAACATCGCGAAGGGGATCGGCATGCTGCTCGTGCGGGCCGTGGAGCGGGCGCAGCGGCTCTATGCCGTCATGGCGGTCCGGGGCTACAACGGCAGCATGGCCCAGAAGGGGGCTGAAGGAATGCGACGCGAGGACTGGCTCCCTCTCGCGACGGGTCTGACGGTGTTCATGCTTGCGATCATGTGGACGTAA
- a CDS encoding sensor domain-containing diguanylate cyclase translates to MSDEQLTERIITLEQELEQARAREKSVSDLLEKKLNEIYTHYHISRTIGSILDLQEMLRQVMASVRKSLPFDRTSVYLLDEKSGQLELVFYSGLNISDRVTLNVGDGVPGRIVESGEHTQIHDLAIFYDTLNDFIHFPGEDKRNGSYIGIALKVHNRTIGAIGMDSPEKHGLSVDDMDFMAILSHQIAAGIEKSRLFEKIQQLSQLDGLTGLYNHRVFQERLLQEINRRDRTGKPLSLIMLDIDHFKQFNDEFGHQAGDRVLKQLAQVMQTQCRCASIDICCRYGGEEFALIMPELEMHHAVKAAERLRKAVEQHTFTIADGQQDGKVTVSVGVAGIAETDDTSPEQLVKKADEALYLSKRNGRNQVSYSPTDIP, encoded by the coding sequence ATGTCCGATGAACAGCTGACAGAACGGATCATAACGCTCGAGCAGGAGCTCGAACAGGCGCGAGCGCGGGAAAAATCCGTCAGCGACCTGCTCGAAAAAAAGCTGAACGAGATCTACACCCACTACCACATCTCGCGCACGATCGGCTCCATCCTCGACCTGCAGGAGATGCTGCGCCAGGTGATGGCGTCCGTCAGGAAATCCCTCCCCTTCGACCGGACCTCCGTCTACCTCCTTGATGAGAAGAGCGGACAACTCGAGCTGGTCTTCTACAGCGGTCTGAACATCTCGGACCGGGTCACGCTGAACGTGGGCGACGGCGTACCGGGCAGGATCGTCGAGTCCGGGGAGCACACGCAGATTCACGACCTCGCAATATTCTACGACACCCTCAACGACTTCATCCATTTCCCGGGCGAGGACAAACGGAACGGCTCCTATATCGGCATCGCGCTCAAGGTCCACAACAGGACGATCGGGGCGATCGGTATGGACTCCCCCGAAAAGCACGGACTCAGCGTGGACGACATGGATTTCATGGCCATCCTGTCGCACCAGATCGCCGCTGGCATCGAGAAATCGCGGCTCTTCGAGAAGATCCAGCAGTTGTCCCAGCTTGACGGCCTGACGGGCCTCTATAACCACCGCGTCTTCCAGGAGCGGCTCTTACAGGAGATCAACAGACGCGACCGCACAGGGAAGCCCCTTTCCCTGATCATGCTGGACATCGACCACTTCAAGCAGTTCAACGACGAATTCGGACACCAGGCAGGCGACCGCGTGCTCAAGCAGCTCGCCCAGGTCATGCAGACCCAATGCCGGTGCGCCTCCATCGACATCTGCTGCCGCTACGGCGGCGAGGAGTTCGCGCTCATCATGCCCGAGCTGGAGATGCATCATGCCGTAAAGGCGGCGGAGCGGCTGAGGAAAGCGGTGGAGCAGCACACATTCACCATTGCGGACGGACAGCAGGATGGCAAGGTGACGGTCAGCGTCGGAGTGGCCGGGATCGCGGAGACGGATGACACCAGCCCGGAGCAGCTCGTCAAGAAGGCCGATGAGGCGCTCTATCTCTCGAAGCGGAACGGCAGGAACCAGGTCAGCTACTCCCCCACGGATATCCCGTAA